A stretch of Pararhodobacter sp. DNA encodes these proteins:
- a CDS encoding DUF3775 domain-containing protein, with product MSISRATPIIPEITISTEQLCFLVAKFREFDVKDAPSISDPGSNASDDGMLNVLEDHGDDPVVSEIASFINAMNVDEQVDLVALVWLGRSDDGLESWDDMREEASRAHNRHTARYLLGMPLLSDYLEEAMAQFGLSCEDGETDRL from the coding sequence ATGTCGATCTCCCGCGCCACACCGATCATTCCGGAAATCACCATCTCCACAGAGCAACTCTGCTTTCTTGTCGCCAAGTTCCGCGAGTTCGATGTCAAGGATGCCCCCTCGATTTCGGATCCCGGTTCCAATGCCAGCGATGATGGCATGCTGAATGTGCTTGAGGACCATGGCGATGATCCTGTCGTGAGCGAGATCGCAAGCTTCATCAATGCGATGAATGTGGATGAGCAGGTGGACCTTGTCGCCCTTGTCTGGCTCGGCCGCAGCGATGATGGCCTCGAGAGCTGGGATGATATGCGCGAAGAAGCCAGCCGCGCCCATAATCGGCATACCGCCCGCTATCTGCTGGGCATGCCGCTCCTGTCTGACTATCTGGAAGAGGCCATGGCCCAGTTCGGCCTGTCGTGCGAGGATGGCGAGACCGACCGCCTCTGA